A genomic region of Ignavibacteria bacterium contains the following coding sequences:
- a CDS encoding biopolymer transporter Tol has product MKNNFFVTLIFLVLSAYSTNAQFNEYYPEVNWYTIETKHFSVHFHEGAERTAKVIAKIAEEIYEPITSFYGYKPERVHFVIKDIDDYSNGATYFFDNKIEIWAPPLDTDLRGTHHWLRNVISHEFTHMVQLQAAMKLNRRVPAFYLQVLNYERERRPDVLYGFPNVIVSYPIPSINVPQWFAEGTAQYMRNEFQYDYWDSHRDMILRSYVLDGNMLTWNQMTVFEKTSLGNESVYNSGFALVSYIAYRYGEKKLIEINNRLKDKLSFTIDEAIKKVLNISGEQLYNEWKEFLKDYYTKNTEIIRGNLFTGQLIEPEGFGNFYPVFSPDGSKLYYLSNKNEDYFLTSLYVYDFKTKKSELVQSGVRSTFALTPDGNKIIYSKLTEKNKNLVKIHDLYIYDLEKKKEKRLTYGLRANNPSLSPDGKTIVYVSQKDGTLNLFLIDIEGKNQRQLTFFKNGEQVYNPKFSPNGKKIVFDYSLNESRDIAICDLDGNIDFLINEKNIDERNPVFVNEDEIIYSTDKKGIFNLFVYNLNTGSKRQITNVVGGAFMPACNFKGEIAYAGYTSTGYKIFFVDRFDTLNFDYIPEYNYKLFPIDQSKKVNGNFDWEKLKNFDDTQIPDFKVKKYSANFTKLSFIPFLRYDNYSRSAKGFELIKPGFYFYSSDILNRTGMFGSIAINSRFERDLYFGLEYRDRVPIFFQLGLKPELNLEVYSVSRKAENFLGLSPDTLADGTINYAYKTPVTVTYNLFEVDLSAKHYLFSKNHTLQFKTIYSRYSADLSSFLLPGGILYPATFEIYLRGWTFNLTYNFENILLKKDNDINPYGTKVNLNFEYSTNDFNPETYYDENEGALLTRYGKTKYSRIELNLMQAFKLPAGKHSLTFKTRAGTTLGPETDSFFDFYLGGLIGMKSYPFYAISGNEIFHLNVNYRFPIFEDIDKRIYNLYVDKIYGSIYFDFGNAWQSKAVKLKNFKKGVGAELRVQMNSFYMFPTSLFVNLAYGFDEFKRENIFTKETIKYGKELLVYFGILFGFEL; this is encoded by the coding sequence ATGAAAAATAACTTTTTTGTAACTCTTATTTTTTTAGTTCTAAGTGCATACTCAACCAATGCTCAATTTAATGAGTATTATCCAGAAGTGAATTGGTACACAATTGAAACCAAACATTTTTCTGTTCATTTCCATGAAGGTGCCGAAAGAACCGCAAAAGTAATTGCAAAAATTGCTGAAGAAATTTACGAGCCCATAACTTCTTTTTATGGTTATAAACCCGAACGTGTTCACTTTGTAATTAAAGACATTGATGATTATTCCAATGGAGCGACATATTTTTTTGACAACAAGATTGAAATCTGGGCACCGCCTCTTGATACAGATTTAAGAGGGACACATCACTGGTTACGAAATGTAATTTCCCATGAATTTACTCATATGGTTCAACTTCAAGCAGCAATGAAGTTAAATCGCAGAGTACCAGCATTTTATTTACAGGTTTTGAACTATGAAAGAGAAAGAAGACCCGATGTTCTTTATGGTTTTCCGAATGTAATCGTATCTTATCCAATTCCATCGATAAATGTGCCTCAGTGGTTTGCTGAAGGAACTGCACAATATATGAGAAACGAATTTCAATACGATTATTGGGACTCTCATCGAGATATGATTTTAAGATCCTATGTGCTTGATGGAAATATGTTAACCTGGAATCAAATGACAGTTTTTGAAAAGACAAGCCTTGGAAATGAATCTGTTTACAATTCAGGTTTTGCACTTGTCAGTTACATCGCTTATCGCTACGGAGAGAAAAAATTAATTGAAATTAATAATCGACTAAAAGATAAATTATCCTTCACAATTGATGAGGCTATTAAGAAAGTTCTGAATATTTCTGGAGAACAACTATACAACGAATGGAAAGAATTTTTAAAAGATTATTATACTAAAAATACCGAAATCATAAGGGGAAATTTATTCACTGGTCAATTAATCGAACCAGAAGGATTTGGTAATTTTTATCCAGTATTCAGTCCCGATGGTTCTAAACTCTACTATCTTTCAAATAAAAACGAAGATTATTTTTTAACCTCACTTTATGTCTATGATTTCAAAACCAAAAAATCTGAGCTTGTTCAATCTGGAGTTCGCTCGACATTTGCTCTAACTCCTGATGGGAATAAAATCATTTATTCCAAGCTCACTGAAAAAAACAAAAATCTTGTAAAGATACATGACCTCTACATCTATGATCTCGAGAAAAAGAAAGAGAAGCGTTTAACTTACGGTTTAAGAGCAAATAATCCTTCCCTTTCCCCAGATGGGAAAACGATAGTTTATGTTTCCCAGAAAGATGGAACGCTGAATTTGTTTTTAATTGATATTGAAGGGAAAAATCAAAGGCAGTTGACTTTCTTTAAAAACGGAGAGCAGGTTTATAATCCAAAATTTTCACCCAATGGTAAAAAAATTGTTTTTGATTATTCACTTAATGAAAGCAGAGATATTGCAATTTGTGATCTGGATGGAAACATCGATTTTCTTATTAATGAAAAAAATATTGATGAAAGAAATCCTGTATTTGTTAATGAAGATGAAATAATATACTCAACTGATAAAAAAGGTATTTTTAATCTTTTCGTTTATAACTTAAACACTGGAAGTAAAAGACAAATTACAAATGTAGTTGGCGGTGCATTTATGCCTGCCTGCAACTTCAAAGGAGAGATTGCTTATGCTGGTTATACTTCGACTGGTTATAAAATATTTTTCGTTGATAGATTTGATACACTGAACTTCGATTATATTCCTGAATACAATTACAAATTGTTCCCGATTGATCAGAGCAAAAAAGTGAATGGCAATTTTGACTGGGAAAAACTCAAGAACTTTGATGATACACAGATCCCTGATTTTAAAGTGAAAAAATACTCTGCAAATTTCACAAAGCTTTCTTTCATTCCATTCCTTAGATATGATAATTACAGTCGCTCTGCAAAAGGATTTGAACTGATCAAACCGGGATTTTATTTCTATTCATCAGATATATTAAATCGAACTGGAATGTTTGGAAGCATTGCAATCAATTCAAGATTTGAGCGGGATTTATACTTTGGCTTGGAATATCGTGATCGAGTTCCAATCTTCTTTCAACTTGGATTAAAACCAGAATTAAATCTCGAAGTTTATAGTGTTTCCAGAAAAGCAGAAAATTTTCTAGGTCTATCTCCCGATACCTTAGCGGATGGGACAATTAATTATGCATATAAAACTCCTGTCACTGTAACTTATAATCTGTTTGAAGTTGATTTATCTGCAAAGCATTACTTGTTTTCAAAAAATCATACACTTCAATTTAAAACAATTTACAGCCGCTACTCAGCAGACCTTAGTTCTTTTCTGCTGCCTGGTGGAATTCTTTATCCTGCTACATTTGAAATTTATTTGCGAGGATGGACTTTTAATTTGACTTATAACTTTGAAAATATTCTTTTGAAAAAAGACAATGACATTAATCCATATGGAACCAAAGTCAATCTTAATTTTGAGTATTCAACAAACGACTTTAATCCAGAAACTTATTATGATGAAAATGAAGGTGCTCTGCTGACAAGATATGGTAAAACAAAATACTCAAGAATTGAATTGAACCTGATGCAGGCATTTAAACTTCCAGCTGGAAAACATTCTTTAACTTTCAAAACGCGAGCAGGAACAACACTCGGACCCGAAACGGATAGTTTCTTCGATTTTTATCTGGGCGGCTTAATTGGAATGAAGAGTTATCCTTTTTATGCAATTAGCGGAAATGAAATTTTTCATCTCAATGTTAATTATCGTTTCCCAATTTTTGAAGATATTGATAAGAGGATTTATAATCTTTATGTCGATAAAATTTATGGTTCAATTTATTTCGATTTTGGTAATGCTTGGCAGTCAAAAGCTGTAAAATTGAAAAACTTCAAAAAAGGTGTAGGTGCAGAATTAAGAGTTCAGATGAATTCTTTTTATATGTTTCCCACAAGCTTATTTGTCAATCTTGCTTATGGTTTTGATGAATTCAAAAGAGAAAACATTTTTACAAAGGAAACAATCAAATACGGAAAAGAACTTTTAGTTTACTTTGGAATTTTATTCGGTTTTGAATTATGA
- a CDS encoding T9SS type A sorting domain-containing protein, with the protein MKLEKFLILFLTLSTILFAQSAKIELRLPHNLNPFSASESQIYRTTSVDTFRLLAVMVDFAVDQDAATYGNGKFGSHYSKDYGKSIIDPLPHDRNYFKSHLEFLKNYYQKISDGKIIIQYEVLDRIVTLPNVMSYYSPPKSNDLSRLGILFEDVWRKVDSLYPDQDFTKYDVFTIFHAGVGRDIVIPETFGLEKDIPSVYLSPTTLKNFFGANYQGVKIGNPPKYVLNSMILPETESREIQTLTGKALLELSINGLLAASFGSFLGLPDLFDTKTGKTAIGRFGLMDGQAMFAYAGLFPPEPSAWEKYFLGLVEPIEISKDTLDLEVFARLASVNNSKTVYKIPINSREYYLIENRQKDVLNDGIKIKSQIGVNLVEYNFFKDFRNFSSYYVDTVDGVVIDVDEFDWATPGNGILIWHIDEKIIAENFADNSINANPKLRGIKLIEADGIQDIGNEFTTIFGDVVVGEGDSVDFWFKNNPSKFYKNEFSDETKPRTLSNNGTPTYIKIYNFSELNNQMTFSVSFGNEKIKPIVNERIAQSLRTEFIHRNEIDTNKIFIKSGNEFFSYDLLSKSKQIFSNSVQTNILFINFLNGINIYSFVESNSSNELLLSLVYISSDTIWVEQFKLPFTNNVKNLITYPVSQLLSNFVIEILRENGEQYLFKSPQNTFAPTGLIVTDKAIKSAYNGYRTITLTSKYVYFGNTKVEHSLNDLVEMVLIWDNSLAQTPADKEIAVIFDKSGFVETLNEKGIIAHFKIDLTDSSFTIAAGNLKPDETNYIFVNTKDKILAFNKSGAVAENFPIYPPFGTKFIGNLNLIDYNNDGVNDILVSTEDGRLICYNGKKPSENLMDALITYSIGYLSSGSSLIYNFNKTFYLTGNDSGFVQLVQIADEPKIIKWTLNSNNLYHHNVSEIPAGAFYRDEFLPKSKVYNWPNPVYDNETNFRVYVSEDAKIKIKIYDLNGEFVDEINSYALAGIETDIKWNVANIQSGIYFARIEAKSQSKSDYKIIKVAVVK; encoded by the coding sequence ATGAAACTTGAAAAATTTTTAATCCTGTTTTTGACTTTATCGACAATTCTTTTTGCTCAATCTGCTAAAATTGAATTGAGATTACCACATAATTTAAATCCGTTTAGTGCGAGTGAAAGTCAAATTTACCGAACGACATCGGTTGATACTTTTCGTTTGCTTGCTGTGATGGTTGATTTTGCAGTTGATCAAGATGCAGCGACTTACGGGAATGGAAAATTTGGTTCCCATTATTCAAAGGATTACGGAAAAAGTATAATTGATCCGCTGCCACATGATAGAAATTATTTCAAATCACACCTTGAGTTCTTAAAAAATTACTATCAAAAAATCTCTGATGGTAAAATTATAATTCAGTATGAAGTATTAGATAGAATTGTTACGCTTCCAAATGTAATGAGTTATTATTCACCACCGAAATCGAATGATCTATCACGATTGGGAATATTATTCGAAGATGTCTGGCGAAAAGTCGATTCACTTTATCCAGATCAGGATTTTACCAAGTACGATGTCTTTACAATTTTTCACGCTGGAGTGGGAAGAGATATTGTAATACCAGAGACATTCGGACTTGAAAAAGATATTCCATCTGTTTACTTAAGTCCAACTACATTGAAGAATTTCTTTGGTGCAAATTATCAAGGTGTAAAAATTGGCAATCCACCTAAATATGTTCTAAACTCTATGATTTTACCCGAGACTGAAAGTCGGGAAATTCAAACTTTAACTGGCAAAGCTTTGCTTGAATTGAGCATTAATGGATTGCTTGCTGCAAGTTTTGGCAGCTTTCTTGGACTTCCAGATTTGTTTGATACTAAAACTGGTAAAACGGCTATTGGTCGTTTTGGCTTGATGGATGGTCAGGCAATGTTTGCGTATGCAGGACTTTTCCCACCAGAGCCATCAGCCTGGGAAAAATATTTTCTTGGTTTAGTTGAACCAATTGAAATTTCAAAGGATACTTTGGATTTAGAAGTTTTTGCTCGCCTGGCATCAGTTAATAATTCAAAAACAGTTTACAAAATTCCAATCAATTCAAGAGAGTATTACTTAATTGAAAATCGTCAGAAAGATGTTTTAAATGATGGAATAAAAATCAAATCTCAGATCGGGGTTAATCTTGTTGAGTATAATTTCTTCAAAGATTTTAGAAATTTTAGTTCTTACTATGTTGATACAGTAGACGGAGTAGTGATTGATGTTGATGAATTTGATTGGGCAACTCCAGGTAATGGAATTTTGATCTGGCATATTGATGAAAAAATCATAGCTGAAAATTTCGCTGATAATTCGATAAATGCAAATCCGAAATTGCGAGGAATCAAATTAATTGAAGCCGATGGAATTCAGGATATAGGTAATGAGTTCACTACTATTTTCGGTGATGTAGTTGTTGGCGAAGGCGATTCAGTTGATTTCTGGTTCAAGAATAATCCATCAAAATTTTATAAGAATGAATTTTCAGATGAAACTAAGCCGAGAACTCTATCAAACAATGGAACACCGACTTATATTAAAATTTACAACTTCTCCGAACTAAATAATCAAATGACTTTTAGTGTAAGTTTTGGTAACGAGAAAATAAAACCAATTGTCAACGAACGAATTGCTCAATCTCTCAGAACTGAATTTATACATAGAAATGAAATTGATACGAACAAAATTTTTATTAAATCTGGCAATGAATTTTTTAGTTACGATCTCTTATCAAAATCTAAACAGATTTTTTCCAATTCAGTTCAAACTAACATACTTTTTATCAATTTTTTGAATGGAATAAATATTTACTCTTTTGTCGAATCGAATTCATCAAACGAACTTTTGCTTAGTTTGGTTTATATCTCTTCGGATACAATATGGGTAGAACAATTTAAACTTCCGTTTACAAACAATGTAAAAAATTTAATTACCTACCCAGTATCGCAATTACTATCAAATTTCGTGATTGAAATTCTTAGGGAGAATGGCGAGCAATATCTATTTAAATCTCCACAAAATACTTTTGCTCCAACTGGATTAATTGTAACTGACAAAGCAATTAAGTCAGCATATAATGGTTATAGAACTATTACTCTGACTTCTAAGTATGTTTACTTTGGCAATACTAAAGTTGAACACTCGCTTAATGATCTGGTTGAAATGGTTTTAATCTGGGATAATTCACTTGCTCAAACTCCAGCTGATAAAGAGATTGCTGTTATTTTTGATAAGTCTGGTTTTGTTGAGACATTAAATGAAAAAGGGATAATCGCTCATTTCAAAATTGACTTGACTGATTCAAGCTTTACAATAGCTGCTGGAAATCTAAAACCAGATGAAACGAATTACATTTTTGTAAACACAAAAGACAAAATTTTAGCTTTCAACAAATCTGGCGCTGTGGCTGAAAATTTTCCAATCTATCCGCCTTTCGGGACAAAATTCATTGGCAATTTGAATTTAATTGATTACAATAATGATGGTGTTAACGATATTCTGGTTTCAACAGAAGATGGTAGATTAATCTGTTATAATGGGAAAAAGCCTTCCGAAAATTTAATGGATGCATTAATCACTTATTCAATTGGTTATCTGTCAAGTGGTTCAAGTCTTATTTATAATTTCAACAAAACATTTTATTTGACAGGAAATGATAGTGGTTTTGTTCAACTGGTACAAATTGCTGATGAACCTAAAATTATTAAATGGACTTTGAATTCAAACAATTTGTATCATCATAATGTATCTGAAATTCCAGCGGGTGCATTTTACAGAGATGAATTTCTGCCGAAGTCTAAAGTTTATAATTGGCCTAACCCAGTTTATGATAACGAAACAAATTTCAGAGTTTATGTTTCAGAAGATGCAAAGATTAAAATAAAGATTTATGATTTGAATGGAGAATTTGTTGATGAAATAAATTCTTATGCCTTAGCTGGAATTGAAACCGATATCAAATGGAATGTTGCAAATATTCAAAGCGGAATTTATTTCGCTCGTATCGAAGCAAAATCACAAAGTAAAAGTGATTATAAGATCATTAAAGTTGCTGTTGTTAAATAG
- the porV gene encoding type IX secretion system outer membrane channel protein PorV, with translation MKTVRILIAFFVLVILSTSQIAKAQGEAAVPFLLLAPDSRAGGIGESGVALADNANAVFWNPAGIAFLDGSEVSFTHSNWLPQFNLDLFYEYATYRQYFPSLNGHLFTSITYMNFGEFVRTSSQSPDPIGTFKSFDAALTVGYATKLNPSLGIGGNFRLIHSRLADKGTELEQGKGVATTVSFDIAMLYRPQNLYLPLIGDFSRRFSFGMNLSNLGPKIYYIDQAQADPIPTNLRMGIALKLLDIDYNSFTYTLDFSKLLVHKRKKDPITGQDIPPDGLPKSLITSWTDEPFKEELRQIVTSMGLEYWYGMPGDFMFAARAGFFYEDPAYGNRKFVSLGAGVRYDMYGFDFSYITTSMFKGQENHPLNETLRFTLSIAWGAKPVQTKGFPSGPYSDKK, from the coding sequence ATGAAAACAGTTCGAATATTAATCGCATTCTTTGTTCTTGTGATTTTAAGCACAAGTCAAATTGCAAAGGCTCAGGGAGAGGCAGCAGTTCCATTTCTTTTACTTGCTCCTGACTCAAGAGCTGGTGGAATAGGTGAATCTGGTGTTGCATTGGCTGATAATGCTAATGCAGTTTTCTGGAATCCTGCTGGGATTGCTTTCCTTGATGGAAGTGAAGTTAGTTTTACTCATTCAAACTGGCTTCCACAATTTAATCTCGATTTATTCTACGAATACGCTACTTACAGACAATATTTCCCATCTCTAAATGGGCATCTCTTTACAAGCATCACTTATATGAACTTTGGTGAATTTGTTAGAACATCATCACAATCACCAGATCCAATTGGAACATTTAAGTCTTTTGATGCTGCCTTAACAGTCGGATATGCAACAAAGCTTAATCCATCTCTCGGTATTGGTGGAAATTTCAGATTAATTCACAGCAGACTTGCAGATAAAGGAACTGAGCTTGAACAAGGTAAAGGAGTTGCAACTACTGTTAGCTTTGATATTGCAATGCTTTATCGTCCACAAAATCTTTATCTCCCATTGATTGGTGATTTTAGCAGGAGATTTAGTTTCGGAATGAATTTGAGCAATCTTGGTCCAAAGATTTATTACATTGATCAAGCTCAAGCCGATCCAATCCCAACTAACTTACGAATGGGAATTGCCTTAAAATTGCTCGACATTGATTATAACTCCTTTACTTACACACTTGATTTCAGCAAACTGCTGGTTCATAAAAGGAAAAAAGATCCAATAACAGGCCAGGATATTCCACCAGATGGTTTGCCAAAATCATTGATTACATCATGGACTGATGAACCATTTAAGGAAGAATTGAGACAGATTGTTACATCAATGGGACTTGAGTATTGGTATGGAATGCCAGGTGATTTTATGTTTGCAGCAAGAGCGGGATTCTTTTACGAAGATCCTGCTTATGGAAATAGAAAATTTGTTTCTCTTGGTGCAGGTGTAAGATATGATATGTATGGATTTGATTTTTCTTATATCACAACTTCAATGTTCAAAGGTCAGGAAAATCATCCGCTTAATGAAACATTAAGATTTACACTCTCAATTGCCTGGGGTGCTAAACCTGTTCAGACAAAAGGTTTCCCATCAGGTCCGTATTCTGATAAAAAATAA